The proteins below are encoded in one region of Brevundimonas fontaquae:
- a CDS encoding pirin family protein, which translates to MTQPRSVLRLHPAHRDDIGDLTTRRPVPGPGVDQIDPFLFLNHHGPQTYAPGNAGLPFGPHPHRGFETVTFILDGELAHNDSGGGESIIKAGGIQWMTAGSGLIHAELSPAAFKRDGGPMEILQLWVNLPSRLKMTKPDYVGLQKSDIPTFTTENGVTVEPVSGDWLGVTAPIQSLIDIHLAVVRLPAGATFETPVAPGRNVFLYGVKGEIAVAGTPVPQWNLGALSDGDAVQITATTDAVVLLGHAEPIGEPVFSHGPFVMNTRDEIIQAIQDYQSGKFGPPPRV; encoded by the coding sequence ATGACCCAGCCCCGTTCCGTCCTTCGCCTGCACCCCGCCCACCGCGACGACATCGGCGACCTGACCACCCGCCGTCCCGTGCCCGGCCCCGGTGTGGACCAGATCGATCCCTTCCTGTTCCTGAACCACCACGGGCCCCAGACCTATGCGCCGGGCAACGCCGGCCTGCCGTTCGGCCCGCACCCGCACCGGGGCTTCGAGACCGTCACCTTCATCCTGGACGGCGAGCTGGCCCACAACGATTCCGGCGGCGGCGAGAGCATCATCAAGGCGGGCGGCATCCAGTGGATGACCGCCGGGTCGGGCCTGATCCACGCCGAACTGTCCCCCGCCGCCTTCAAGCGCGACGGCGGGCCGATGGAGATCCTGCAGCTTTGGGTGAACCTGCCGTCGCGGCTGAAGATGACCAAGCCGGACTATGTGGGCCTGCAGAAATCCGACATCCCGACCTTCACCACCGAGAACGGCGTCACGGTCGAGCCGGTCTCCGGCGACTGGCTGGGTGTCACGGCGCCGATCCAGTCGCTGATCGACATCCATCTGGCCGTCGTGCGCCTTCCCGCCGGCGCGACGTTCGAAACGCCCGTCGCCCCCGGCCGCAACGTCTTCCTGTATGGCGTCAAGGGCGAGATCGCCGTCGCCGGAACGCCCGTGCCTCAATGGAACCTCGGCGCCCTGTCCGACGGCGATGCGGTCCAGATCACGGCGACCACCGACGCCGTCGTCCTCTTGGGCCACGCCGAGCCCATCGGCGAGCCGGTCTTCAGCCATGGCCCCTTCGTCATGAACACCCGCGACGAGATCATCCAGGCGATCCAGGACTACCAGTCCGGCAAGTTCGGCCCGCCGCCCAGGGTGTGA